From the Acidobacteriota bacterium genome, the window CCATGAGCGCGGCCAGACGCAGGGCCGGGCGGGCGAAGTCGCAGAAGACGAGGAAGGTGGCGCCGTAGGGAAGGACCCCTCCGTGGAGGGCCATTCCGTTGACGGCGGCCCCCATGGCCAGCTCCCGGACTCCGAAGCGGAGGTTTCGTCCCTCGGGGTGGGAGGCCGAGAAGTCCAAGGATCCCTTGAGGAGGGTCTTGGTCGAAGGGGCGAGATCGGCGGATCCCCCCATGAGGGCTGGAACGGCGGCGGCGAGGGCGTTGAGGACGGCGCCCGACGCGGTCCGCGTGGCCTGGGCCCCCTCGCCGGGACGAAAGACAGGTAGGGCGGCCTCCCACCCGTCCGGGAGCGTTCCGGCCAGGCGGGCTTCGAGCTCGGCGGAGGGACCGGGATAGGCCGCCCGGTAGGTCTCCATGGCCGCCCGCCAGACCTCGCGGGACCGGGCACCCCTGCGGAGGGTTTCGCGGCAGTGGGCCGAAACGTCGCCGGGAACGTGAAAGGAGGCATCCTCCGGCCATCCGAGGGCTCGCTTCGTGGACTTCGCCGCTTCCACCCCCAGCGGCTCGCCGTGGGAGGCCGCCGAATCCTGCTTCGGACTTCCGTAGCCGATGTGCGTGCGGACCATGACGAGGGAAGGCTTCCCTCGCTCCTGTCTTGCCGCGGCGATGGCCGATTCGATGGCGCCCAGGTCGTTACCGTCCTCCACCCGAAGGACCTGCCACCCGTAGGCCTCGAAGCGCCGACCCACGTCCTCCGTGAAGGCCAGGTCGGTGGACCCTTCGATGGAGATCCGGTTCGAGTCGTAGAGGTAGACGATTTTGCCCAGGCCGAGCGTGCCCGCCAGGGAGGCGGCTTCGTGAGAGGCGCCCTCCATGAGGTCCCCGTCGGAAACGATGGCGTAGGTGAAGTGGTCCACCACCGTGTGCCCGGGTCGGTTATAGACCGCCGCCAGGTGCGCCTCGGCGATGGCCATCCCCACGCCCATGGCGAAGCCCTGGCCGAGCGGCCCCGTGGTCGCCTCCACCCCGGGGACATGGCCGTACTCGGGGTGCCCCGGCGTGCGGGAGCCCCACTGCCGAAAGCGCTTCAACTCCTCCAGGGGAAGGTCGTACCCGTACAGGTGCAGGAGGGCGTAGAGGAGGGCCGATCCGTGGCCGGCCGATAGGATAAAGCGATCTCGGTCGGGCCAGGCGGGATCGGTAGGGTCATGCTTCAAGAACCGGTCCCACAGGACATAGGCCATGGGGGCGGCGCCGAGCGGCATGCCCGGATGGCCGGACTTGGCCCGCTCCACCTGGTCCACGGAGAGGGTCCGGAGCGTGTTCACACAGAGGGCGT encodes:
- the tkt gene encoding transketolase — its product is MTDVDALCVNTLRTLSVDQVERAKSGHPGMPLGAAPMAYVLWDRFLKHDPTDPAWPDRDRFILSAGHGSALLYALLHLYGYDLPLEELKRFRQWGSRTPGHPEYGHVPGVEATTGPLGQGFAMGVGMAIAEAHLAAVYNRPGHTVVDHFTYAIVSDGDLMEGASHEAASLAGTLGLGKIVYLYDSNRISIEGSTDLAFTEDVGRRFEAYGWQVLRVEDGNDLGAIESAIAAARQERGKPSLVMVRTHIGYGSPKQDSAASHGEPLGVEAAKSTKRALGWPEDASFHVPGDVSAHCRETLRRGARSREVWRAAMETYRAAYPGPSAELEARLAGTLPDGWEAALPVFRPGEGAQATRTASGAVLNALAAAVPALMGGSADLAPSTKTLLKGSLDFSASHPEGRNLRFGVRELAMGAAVNGMALHGGVLPYGATFLVFCDFARPALRLAALMGTHAVFVFTHDSIGVGEDGPTHQPIEHLLSLRAIPGLRVLRPADANETAQAWRMALRGPGPTVLALTRQNLPVLDPESAPMASGFERGGYVLREAEGGAPQVVLAGTGSEVHAVLAARDLLGRRGIRARVVSLPCVETFLAQPEAYRREVLPPSLPCLAAEAGVTRGWREVVGDRGDVIGVDRFGASAPGEEVFRHLGLTPEAIAERAVSLLASKN